A stretch of Gasterosteus aculeatus chromosome 4, fGasAcu3.hap1.1, whole genome shotgun sequence DNA encodes these proteins:
- the LOC120818199 gene encoding BTB/POZ domain-containing protein KCTD16 → MALSENCKTQPPKEQVSVQNTPSDVIELNVGGQVYYTRHATLSSFPNSLLGKLFSNKKGSSNDLSRDFRGRYFIDRDGFLFRYVLDYLRDKQVVLPDHFPERGRLKREAEYFQLPDLTKLLSSEDSKLLPDDLYNSDLDDASQGSDQRFYPSYSSDRRYGYITVAFKGACAGGGRESQIDVKAKKLSRIFISSRIGLAKEVFGDALNENRDLDRPPDRYTCRFYLKFRHLERAFDMLSESGFHIAACNSSLTASSIGHYADDRVWSNYAQYIFYRGPSRWSSSHCECCCKSHKSEREGESGTSFNELSTSCSETQSEASSPQGTVICGPVSRRSNIQTLDRPMPKGSAHMLHQAEMRRKTDMLRVRTFGVRDREAAKRKAHKQKMTPAQELEKCIQDFRRIRIPDRFPERKYMWQSELLRKYRL, encoded by the exons ATGGCACTGAGCGAAAACTGCAAAACGCAACCTCCAAAAGAGCAGGTGTCCGTGCAAAATACTCCATCGGATGTCATTGAGCTAAACGTGGGTGGGCAGGTATATTACACTCGCCATGCCACGTTGTCAAGCTTTCCAAATTCGTTACTTGGCAAGCTGTTCTCTAACAAGAAGGGGTCTTCAAATGACCTGTCCCGGGATTTTAGAGGACGTTATTTCATCGACCGAGACGGCTTTCTGTTTCGCTATGTATTAGATTATCTTAGAGATAAGCAAGTTGTCCTCCCAGACCACTTCCCCGAGAGAGGAAGATTGAAAAGAGAGGCGGAATACTTTCAGCTGCCAGATTTGACCAAACTTTTGTCGTCCGAGGATTCCAAACTATTACCAGACGACTTGTACAACAGCGATTTGGATGATGCGTCGCAGGGAAGCGACCAGAGATTTTACCCCTCTTACTCCTCGGACCGCAGGTACGGCTACATCACGGTCGCGTTCAAAGGTGCGTgcgctggtggaggcagagaaAGTCAAATTGATGTCAAGGCGAAAAAGTTGTCGAGGATTTTCATCAGCAGTAGGATTGGATTGGCAAAAGAGGTATTTGGAGACGCCCTGAATGAGAACAGGGACTTGGACAGACCACCGGACCGTTACACCTGCAGGTTTTACCTCAAGTTCAGGCACCTGGAGAGAGCTTTTGACATGCTGTCAGAGAGCGGCTTTCACATTGCGGCCTGCAATTCGTCCCTGACTGCGTCCTCCATCGGTCATTACGCAGATGACAGGGTCTGGTCCAATTACGCACAGTACATCTTCTACC GTGGGCCCTCAAGGTGGTCGTCCTCCCACTGTGAATGCTGCTGCAAGAGCCACAAAAGCGAGCGTGAAGGAGAGAGCGGCACTTCCTTCAACGAGctctccacttcctgttctgAGACCCAGTCGGAGGCCAGTTCCCCGCAAGGGACCGTAATCTGTGGCCCCGTCAGCCGGCGCTCCAATATCCAGACGCTGGACCGCCCCATGCCCAAAGGATCAGCTCACATGCTGCATCAGGCGGAGATGCGCCGCAAGACTGACATGCTCCGAGTCAGAACCTTCGGGGTCCGAGATCGAGAGGCAGCGAAGAGGAAAGCTCACAAGCAGAAGATGACTCCAGCGCAGGAGCTGGAGAAATGCATCCAGGACTTCCGGCGCATCAGGATTCCTGATCGCTTTCCAGAGAGGAAGTACATGTGGCAATCCGAGCTCCTGAGAAAGTACCGTCTCTGA